In Rubrobacter radiotolerans DSM 5868, a genomic segment contains:
- a CDS encoding DUF86 domain-containing protein produces MSRRSQESYLWDIADSCRAILEFTQGRSFSDYKEDRMLRRAVERELSIVGEAVSQAARRFPEMEQYIGDVRQIVGFRNRIIHAYADVDPAIIWGIVRNEVPPLLEMAEALLGERP; encoded by the coding sequence ATGTCGCGACGTAGCCAGGAGTCCTACCTGTGGGACATTGCGGACTCGTGCCGGGCAATCCTGGAGTTCACCCAAGGCCGCTCCTTCTCTGACTACAAGGAGGATAGGATGCTCCGCCGGGCGGTAGAACGCGAGCTCTCAATAGTGGGTGAAGCCGTTAGCCAGGCGGCGCGGCGCTTCCCCGAGATGGAACAGTACATCGGTGACGTGCGTCAGATCGTCGGCTTCCGGAACCGGATAATCCATGCCTACGCCGACGTGGATCCCGCCATTATCTGGGGCATCGTGCGTAACGAGGTGCCTCCGCTGCTGGAGATGGCCGAGGCACTGCTCGGTGAGAGGCCCTGA
- a CDS encoding nucleotidyltransferase family protein translates to MTVSIIKSKRCEIEALCERYGVERLALFGSAVREDFDPERSDLDFAVSFSSMSPEEHASSYFGLLRDLEELFGRPVDLVEVGAVRNPYLRREMEAGQDTLYVAT, encoded by the coding sequence ATGACGGTGAGCATCATCAAGAGCAAGAGATGCGAGATCGAGGCCCTGTGTGAGCGTTACGGGGTCGAGCGTCTGGCGCTTTTCGGGTCCGCTGTGCGGGAAGACTTCGATCCGGAGAGGAGCGACCTCGACTTCGCCGTGAGCTTCTCGTCCATGAGCCCCGAGGAGCACGCCTCTTCGTACTTCGGACTCCTGAGAGACCTTGAAGAGCTTTTCGGGAGGCCCGTAGACCTTGTGGAGGTCGGGGCCGTCCGCAATCCCTACCTGCGTCGAGAGATGGAGGCCGGGCAGGACACCTTGTATGTCGCGACGTAG
- a CDS encoding cation:proton antiporter → MTFFEDYDVVLAVLGIAFLATALLPNLLEKRPVSLPMILLATGFVAFALPLGIRDPDPAANNSVTLHLAELGVIVSLMGAGLKIDRPFGLRSWRTTWALLAITMPLTILATAVLGWWAVGLAPAAAVLLGAVIAPTDPVLASEIQVGAPGEGYEETTKEQGPTGEEEDEVRFALTSEAGLNDGLAFPFTYAAIFIATSGAIIGEWVWGWLTVEVAYKIALGLLLGFLSGRLAARTILATPAKTEIARAITGVSAVAATLLVYGLTESLSGYGFVAVFVAAFTMRNYERDHDYHGSLHVFTEQAELILTAGIVIALGGAVAGGILAPLTFEAVLVGLAVIFLVRPIAGMVGLSLARKRLPLRERAAMSFFGIRGIGSVFYLAYAFSETGFPQEDLLWAMTAFVIITSIVVHGVTGVPVMNYLDRKRAKEATR, encoded by the coding sequence GTGACGTTCTTCGAAGATTACGACGTGGTGCTCGCGGTGCTCGGTATCGCCTTTCTTGCGACCGCGCTCCTTCCTAACCTGCTTGAGAAGCGCCCGGTCTCGCTGCCCATGATCCTGCTCGCCACGGGCTTTGTCGCGTTCGCGCTCCCCCTTGGGATTCGCGACCCGGACCCGGCCGCGAACAACAGCGTAACGCTCCACCTCGCGGAGCTGGGGGTGATCGTCTCCCTCATGGGCGCGGGCCTGAAGATAGACCGGCCGTTCGGCCTCAGGTCCTGGCGCACGACGTGGGCGCTCCTTGCGATAACGATGCCGCTCACCATCCTTGCGACGGCCGTACTCGGGTGGTGGGCCGTCGGGCTCGCTCCGGCCGCGGCGGTTCTTCTCGGGGCCGTGATCGCGCCGACGGACCCGGTGCTCGCCTCCGAGATACAGGTCGGAGCCCCCGGCGAGGGCTATGAGGAGACGACAAAAGAGCAGGGACCGACCGGCGAGGAGGAGGACGAGGTTCGCTTCGCCCTGACCTCGGAGGCCGGGCTGAACGACGGGCTCGCCTTCCCGTTCACCTACGCGGCGATCTTTATCGCAACCAGCGGGGCGATCATCGGGGAGTGGGTCTGGGGCTGGCTCACAGTCGAGGTTGCGTACAAGATCGCCCTCGGTCTCCTTCTCGGCTTTCTTTCCGGGAGGCTCGCCGCGAGGACGATCCTCGCGACCCCCGCAAAGACCGAGATTGCCCGCGCGATAACCGGCGTGAGCGCCGTCGCGGCGACGCTTCTCGTCTACGGCCTTACGGAGTCGCTCTCGGGCTACGGCTTCGTCGCGGTCTTCGTTGCCGCGTTCACGATGCGAAACTACGAGCGCGACCACGACTACCACGGCTCGCTGCACGTCTTTACCGAGCAGGCCGAGCTGATCCTCACCGCCGGTATCGTCATCGCGCTCGGCGGCGCGGTGGCCGGCGGTATCCTCGCCCCGCTCACCTTTGAAGCAGTCCTTGTCGGGCTCGCGGTGATCTTCCTTGTCCGCCCGATTGCCGGTATGGTCGGGCTCTCCCTTGCAAGAAAGCGGCTCCCTCTTCGCGAGCGGGCCGCCATGAGCTTCTTCGGTATCCGGGGCATCGGGAGCGTCTTCTACCTCGCCTACGCCTTCAGCGAGACCGGGTTCCCGCAAGAGGACCTCCTCTGGGCAATGACCGCGTTCGTGATCATCACCTCCATAGTCGTCCACGGCGTAACCGGCGTCCCCGTAATGAACTACCTCGACCGGAAACGTGCAAAGGAAGCCACCCGCTAA
- a CDS encoding indole-3-glycerol phosphate synthase TrpC, which yields MSEREVPSVLEGLARAAKARAEDLKRAVDPDELYRRALAFPKRDFAGALTDGNLAVIPEIKRASPSVGFIREADPAEQARLYGSGGASCLSVLTEPERFKGTLGDLDAARQAVELPVIRKDFTVDEVQVLEAGTRADAVLLIVALFDEASLARYIRLAREVGLAALVEVHDEEEAEVALSAGAEVVGVNNRDLRDFTVDLGTFERISPLLEGKVRVAESGITSAEDGRRMRAAGADAVLVGEAAMRNPELVRRLREIGG from the coding sequence GTGAGCGAGCGAGAGGTCCCGAGCGTCCTCGAAGGGCTTGCCCGCGCGGCGAAGGCGCGCGCGGAGGATTTGAAGCGCGCCGTTGACCCGGACGAGCTGTACCGGCGAGCACTTGCGTTCCCGAAGCGCGACTTCGCCGGGGCGCTCACGGACGGGAACCTTGCCGTGATCCCCGAGATAAAGCGTGCCTCGCCGTCGGTCGGCTTTATCCGGGAGGCCGACCCGGCCGAGCAGGCCCGACTCTACGGGTCCGGGGGAGCTAGCTGCCTCTCGGTCCTCACGGAGCCCGAGCGGTTCAAGGGGACGCTTGGGGACCTCGACGCCGCGCGCCAGGCGGTCGAGCTTCCGGTTATCCGCAAGGACTTCACGGTGGACGAGGTGCAGGTGCTCGAAGCGGGGACGCGCGCCGACGCGGTGCTCCTTATCGTTGCGCTCTTCGATGAGGCGTCCCTCGCGCGCTACATCCGGCTTGCGCGGGAGGTCGGCCTTGCAGCCCTTGTCGAAGTGCACGACGAGGAGGAGGCCGAGGTCGCGCTTTCGGCCGGGGCGGAGGTTGTCGGGGTGAACAACCGCGACCTCCGGGACTTCACGGTCGACCTCGGGACGTTCGAGCGGATCTCCCCCTTGCTCGAAGGGAAGGTCCGCGTCGCCGAGAGCGGGATCACGTCTGCGGAGGATGGCCGGAGGATGCGCGCGGCCGGGGCCGACGCGGTGCTTGTCGGGGAGGCGGCGATGCGGAACCCGGAGCTTGTCCGGCGTCTGCGCGAGATCGGCGGGTAA
- the trpD gene encoding anthranilate phosphoribosyltransferase, with translation MLRESLRKVADGEALSGVEAERALEEIMSGTVPPEATAALLTALRVRGESPQEILGFARAMRRFSAKVEAPEDATDIVGTGGDAKGTINVSTTAAFVARGAGVTVAKHGNRAATSRSGSADVLEALGAEIELSPQAVSRCIEEAGIGFMFARTHHPAMRHVAPVRAGLPFRTIFNLLGPLTNPAGARRLVVGVFSGEFVRPMAEALAGLGVDRALVVHGRDGLDELTVSDRTLVCRVEGTHLEEYDVEPGEFGLSRYPLRDLVGGDAQLNARILRDVLSGEERGAARDIVLLNAGAAVFAGGRAKSLASGVERAREAVESGAATAALRDFVAATRRLARQ, from the coding sequence GTGCTCCGGGAGTCCCTGCGGAAGGTTGCGGACGGCGAGGCCCTGAGCGGCGTCGAGGCCGAGCGGGCCCTGGAGGAGATCATGTCCGGAACCGTCCCGCCGGAGGCGACCGCGGCGCTTCTCACGGCGCTGCGGGTGAGGGGCGAGTCCCCGCAGGAGATTCTCGGCTTCGCCCGCGCGATGCGCCGCTTCAGCGCGAAGGTCGAGGCTCCGGAGGACGCGACGGACATCGTCGGAACCGGCGGAGACGCGAAGGGGACGATCAACGTCTCCACCACCGCCGCCTTTGTTGCCCGGGGAGCGGGCGTTACGGTCGCTAAGCACGGCAACCGGGCCGCTACGAGCCGCTCCGGAAGCGCGGACGTGCTCGAAGCCCTCGGAGCGGAGATAGAGCTCTCGCCGCAGGCGGTCTCTCGGTGCATAGAGGAGGCCGGGATAGGCTTCATGTTCGCCCGGACGCACCACCCGGCGATGCGCCACGTGGCTCCCGTGCGGGCGGGGCTTCCGTTCAGGACGATCTTCAACCTTCTCGGGCCGCTCACGAACCCGGCCGGGGCGCGCCGCCTCGTTGTCGGGGTCTTCTCAGGGGAGTTTGTCCGGCCGATGGCCGAGGCGCTCGCCGGGCTCGGTGTGGACCGGGCGCTCGTCGTCCACGGGCGCGACGGCCTCGACGAGCTGACCGTCTCCGACCGGACCCTTGTCTGCCGGGTCGAGGGGACGCATCTTGAAGAGTACGACGTCGAGCCCGGGGAGTTCGGCCTCTCGCGCTATCCGCTTCGGGACCTTGTCGGCGGCGACGCGCAGCTCAACGCCCGCATCCTGCGGGACGTGCTCTCCGGCGAGGAGCGCGGCGCGGCCCGGGACATCGTCCTTCTGAACGCCGGAGCCGCCGTCTTTGCCGGGGGACGGGCGAAGAGCCTGGCATCGGGCGTCGAGCGGGCGCGCGAGGCCGTTGAGAGCGGGGCCGCGACGGCCGCGCTCCGGGACTTCGTCGCCGCAACGCGGAGGCTCGCGCGCCAGTGA
- a CDS encoding anthranilate synthase component II codes for MRVLVIDNYDSFTYNLVQYLGELGAEVVVRRNDELSAEEVLALAPDRIVISPGPCTPNEAGVSVDLIEAAAGKVPLLGVCLGHQSIGQAFGARIVRGEPVHGKTAKIDHDGEGVYRGMEQGFTATRYHSLVIDPESLPECLVVTSRSQDGVIMGVRHREFAVEGVQFHPESIMTKSGRDLLKNFLFPQGEAAEER; via the coding sequence ATGCGCGTGCTCGTTATAGACAACTACGACTCGTTTACCTACAACCTCGTGCAGTACCTCGGGGAGCTCGGGGCTGAGGTCGTGGTGAGAAGGAACGACGAGCTCTCGGCCGAGGAGGTGCTCGCGCTCGCGCCGGACAGAATCGTGATCTCCCCCGGTCCTTGCACTCCGAACGAGGCCGGGGTCTCCGTCGACCTTATAGAAGCCGCCGCGGGGAAGGTCCCGCTGCTCGGGGTGTGTCTCGGGCATCAGTCGATCGGGCAGGCTTTTGGAGCGAGGATCGTGCGCGGGGAGCCGGTCCACGGCAAGACCGCGAAGATAGACCACGACGGCGAGGGCGTCTACCGGGGGATGGAGCAGGGCTTCACCGCCACGCGCTACCACTCGCTCGTCATAGACCCGGAGAGCCTTCCGGAGTGCCTCGTCGTGACGAGCCGCTCACAGGACGGCGTCATAATGGGCGTGAGGCACCGGGAGTTCGCCGTCGAGGGGGTCCAGTTCCACCCAGAGAGCATCATGACCAAGAGCGGGCGCGATCTTCTCAAGAACTTTCTTTTCCCGCAGGGGGAAGCGGCGGAGGAACGGTAG
- a CDS encoding ornithine cyclodeaminase family protein has translation MTLLITEAEVEGLLDMQTTLEAVEGVFRQQGAGLATNRARRRVHYPGGQLNVMFAAAPEIEAAGAKAYTVSRNGARFYTLLFEPESGHLLALIQSDRMGQLRTGAATGVGVRYLARPDATTLGLYGTGWQAESQLEAVAAVRDLSRVTVYSRTQEKRESFASRMGERLGLEGIITTTDRPEEPASEDLVVTVTSSKEPVLRGEWLRPGAHVTAAGSNSLLKSEVDRDTLRRASLVCVDSREVLGLEAGDLLAPLESGTIMPEAVYELSHVVAGLHPGRRSPEEITFFASQGLALEDLAVARIVYDRAVERGLGREIDF, from the coding sequence ATGACGCTGCTCATAACCGAGGCCGAGGTCGAGGGTCTGCTCGACATGCAAACGACCCTCGAAGCCGTTGAGGGGGTCTTCCGCCAGCAGGGGGCGGGGCTTGCGACGAACCGCGCGCGCCGGCGGGTCCACTACCCGGGAGGCCAGCTGAACGTGATGTTCGCCGCCGCTCCGGAGATAGAGGCCGCCGGAGCGAAGGCGTACACGGTCTCCCGCAACGGCGCGCGCTTCTACACGCTCCTCTTCGAGCCCGAAAGCGGACACCTGCTCGCCCTGATCCAGTCCGACAGGATGGGCCAGCTCCGCACCGGAGCAGCAACGGGCGTCGGCGTCAGGTACCTCGCCCGTCCGGACGCGACGACCCTCGGGCTCTACGGGACGGGCTGGCAGGCCGAGAGCCAGCTGGAGGCCGTAGCGGCCGTCCGGGACCTCTCGCGCGTTACGGTCTACAGCCGCACGCAGGAGAAACGGGAGAGCTTTGCATCGAGGATGGGCGAGCGGCTCGGCCTGGAGGGGATTATCACGACGACCGACAGACCGGAGGAACCCGCCTCAGAAGACCTCGTCGTCACGGTTACGTCCTCGAAGGAACCGGTCCTCAGGGGCGAGTGGCTCAGGCCCGGCGCCCACGTAACGGCCGCCGGGTCGAACTCGCTGCTCAAGAGCGAGGTCGACCGGGACACGCTCCGGCGCGCGAGCCTCGTATGCGTCGACTCGCGCGAGGTGCTCGGCCTCGAAGCCGGGGACCTCCTCGCGCCACTGGAGTCGGGGACGATCATGCCGGAGGCCGTCTACGAGCTCTCGCACGTCGTCGCGGGACTTCATCCGGGCCGCCGCTCGCCGGAGGAGATCACCTTCTTCGCCAGCCAGGGCCTCGCCCTCGAAGACCTCGCCGTCGCGCGCATCGTCTACGACCGGGCCGTCGAGCGGGGTCTCGGGCGGGAGATCGACTTCTAG
- a CDS encoding LacI family DNA-binding transcriptional regulator, translating to MGVKSGEGEEPGRRVGATLRRATLREVAAEVGVSVATVSNAYNRPDQLSEELRERIFKTAGRLGYAGPDPLGRSLRRRRAGAVGILYSDRLSYAFTDPAAVMFLQGVSLAAEEAGLGMLLLPGGPAEGREAAAVSEAVVDGFITYCIDHGDPLVGSLVGRGLPVVFVDNPPEPGGAPTVGVDDRGGARAAAEHLLNLGHRRLGVVSFELGAGPVGGLIGEERLRRATHANTLARLAGYREQVEAAGVPWSAVPVFECRENTPEWGRRAAEELLRLRPRPSAVLALSDQLAFGVYEAAREAGLSVPEDLSVVGYDDVPEAARTSPPLTTVGQPHTEKGLLAGRMLVARLEGREARTTERHKTFRTRLVVRSSTAPAPEGS from the coding sequence ATGGGAGTCAAGAGCGGCGAGGGAGAGGAGCCGGGAAGAAGGGTCGGAGCGACTCTCAGGCGAGCGACGTTGCGGGAAGTTGCGGCGGAGGTCGGGGTATCCGTTGCGACGGTCTCGAACGCGTACAACCGGCCGGATCAGCTCTCCGAAGAGTTGAGGGAGCGCATCTTCAAGACGGCCGGGCGGCTCGGGTATGCGGGTCCGGACCCGCTGGGGCGGAGCCTCAGGCGTCGCCGAGCGGGGGCGGTCGGCATCCTGTACTCGGACCGGCTCTCCTACGCGTTCACCGATCCGGCGGCGGTGATGTTTTTGCAGGGGGTCTCGCTTGCGGCGGAGGAGGCCGGGCTCGGGATGCTTTTGCTTCCGGGAGGTCCCGCAGAGGGGCGGGAGGCTGCGGCCGTCTCGGAGGCGGTCGTGGACGGCTTTATAACGTACTGCATAGATCACGGCGACCCGCTCGTCGGGTCGCTTGTCGGGCGGGGGCTTCCGGTCGTGTTTGTGGACAACCCGCCAGAGCCCGGCGGCGCGCCGACGGTCGGGGTGGACGACCGGGGCGGAGCGCGAGCGGCGGCCGAGCACCTTTTGAACCTCGGGCACCGGAGGCTCGGGGTCGTCTCCTTCGAGCTTGGAGCCGGGCCGGTCGGGGGGCTTATCGGGGAGGAGCGACTCCGGCGGGCGACGCACGCGAACACGCTCGCGCGCCTTGCGGGGTACCGGGAGCAGGTCGAGGCGGCGGGCGTGCCGTGGAGCGCGGTCCCCGTCTTTGAGTGCCGGGAGAACACCCCGGAGTGGGGCCGCCGCGCCGCAGAGGAGCTTCTTCGCCTGAGGCCGCGCCCGAGCGCGGTGCTCGCGCTCTCCGACCAGCTCGCCTTCGGCGTCTACGAGGCCGCGCGGGAGGCCGGGCTCTCGGTGCCGGAAGACCTCTCCGTTGTCGGCTACGACGACGTTCCCGAGGCCGCACGGACGAGTCCGCCGCTCACGACCGTCGGCCAGCCCCATACGGAGAAAGGGCTACTGGCCGGAAGGATGCTCGTCGCGCGCCTGGAGGGGAGGGAGGCAAGGACGACGGAGCGGCACAAGACGTTCCGGACGCGGCTCGTTGTCCGGAGCTCGACGGCGCCGGCGCCGGAGGGTTCGTAG
- a CDS encoding MFS transporter, which yields MRWARFAVLSIFFLNGFGFASWVVRIPAVQESVGVGAGALGLALLGLAGGALFAMPTVGALISRFGSRPVTVGTLFLFAALLALPTLAGGLAPLFLALLVVGVSAGGLDVSMNAHAVAVEKRYERPIMSSFHGFFSLGGLFGAVTGGVVAELGVGPTAHLAGVAAITALAGVFIVRHMLPASEDRGTREEGAEPTPTFVRPTRALLGLGMISFCVLVGEGAMADWSAVYLSGTLGTGPGFAAAGYAVFSLAMTVARFTGDRVTARVGAKRIVRGGASLAAVGLAAGLLAGNPYLALLGFGCAGLGFAVIFPIALSAAGHARDLPPGPALAAVATAGYFGFLVGPPTIGFAAEIVGLGGALFIVVALSATVSLLAGTVEKSGKKKPASEAAA from the coding sequence TTGCGATGGGCGCGGTTTGCGGTCTTGAGCATCTTCTTCTTGAACGGGTTCGGGTTTGCAAGCTGGGTTGTGCGGATACCGGCGGTTCAGGAGAGCGTCGGGGTCGGGGCCGGGGCGCTCGGGCTGGCGCTGCTAGGTTTGGCGGGCGGGGCGCTCTTTGCGATGCCGACGGTCGGGGCGCTCATCTCGCGGTTCGGGAGCCGGCCGGTAACGGTCGGGACGCTCTTTCTCTTTGCCGCGCTTCTTGCGCTGCCGACGCTCGCGGGCGGGCTGGCGCCGCTCTTTCTCGCGCTGCTCGTCGTCGGGGTCAGCGCCGGAGGTCTGGACGTCTCGATGAACGCCCACGCCGTCGCGGTCGAGAAGCGTTATGAGAGGCCGATCATGTCCTCCTTCCACGGCTTCTTCAGCCTCGGCGGGCTCTTCGGGGCCGTAACCGGCGGGGTGGTCGCGGAGCTTGGGGTGGGACCGACGGCGCACCTGGCCGGGGTAGCTGCGATCACCGCGCTCGCCGGAGTCTTTATCGTGCGGCACATGCTCCCGGCCTCCGAGGACCGGGGGACAAGAGAGGAGGGAGCGGAGCCGACCCCGACGTTCGTCCGCCCGACGCGGGCGCTGCTCGGTCTGGGGATGATCTCCTTCTGCGTCCTTGTCGGCGAGGGGGCGATGGCCGACTGGAGCGCGGTCTACCTGAGCGGCACGCTCGGGACCGGACCGGGCTTCGCCGCCGCGGGCTACGCCGTCTTCTCGCTCGCGATGACCGTCGCGCGCTTTACCGGCGACCGGGTAACGGCAAGGGTCGGGGCGAAGAGGATCGTCCGGGGCGGAGCGTCGCTCGCCGCCGTCGGGCTTGCGGCCGGGCTTCTTGCGGGGAACCCATACCTCGCGCTCCTCGGCTTCGGGTGCGCCGGGCTCGGGTTCGCCGTGATCTTCCCGATCGCCCTGAGCGCCGCCGGACACGCCCGCGACCTTCCGCCCGGGCCGGCGCTCGCCGCCGTCGCGACGGCCGGGTACTTCGGCTTTCTTGTCGGGCCGCCGACGATCGGGTTCGCCGCCGAGATCGTCGGGCTCGGAGGCGCGCTCTTTATCGTTGTCGCCCTGAGCGCGACCGTCTCGCTGCTCGCCGGGACCGTCGAGAAGAGCGGCAAGAAGAAGCCGGCGAGCGAGGCCGCAGCCTGA
- a CDS encoding glycoside hydrolase family 31 protein, with product MPENVTDPIGKGTYSPVGDATLTDHDGRTLRFKAGATTVEVTALAKDLFRVGAFPNSRPPSYASEAVFRTEWPEVPARMESVEGGFTLATEEATVHVETSPLRVSFIRPDGETFCADDKSRGMGAYTTPGADVFTKPFGEAVRLNKRRAADERTFGCGQRSGAFEKSNTRQTFYNVDPPEGQLPSYDNLYSSTPFTITLQGGRAHGLFFDNPRHTVFDLGKEDPEVNSYESRGGDIVYYVFTGPSPREVIQSYTELTGRTPMPPLWSLGNQQCRWSYETADEVRRIAKEMRERNIPCDVIYLDIDYMDGYRVFTWDPEAFPEPEKLLSELRESGFEVVAIVDPGVKVDEDYPVYTEGRERGYFVQSAVNTEYHNVVWPGLCAFPDFASEDVRKWWGENHRGMIESGISGIWCDMNEPSLFVPHQSTMPESAVHASGPESVRHGDLHNTYGQLMAKAVREGLLDIQPDKRPFVISRAGYAGLQRHAMQWMGDNSSWWEHLHLSMPQLMNVGLSGVANTGVDIGGFFGDTDGELLARWTEFGVFQPFCRNHSAKGTVSQEPWAFGEPYESVCRAMLSLRMRLLPYLYTLFEESHRTGAPILRPLLYEYPEDERTYNADDEFLFGSSVLVAPITRPGINHRSVYLPEGRWFHYWSGEVLDGGRPVLADAPLGQPPVYLKEGHALPLGPVRMNTKESPDAPLTYMVHASGTADFRAETHLYEDAGDGFAYRDRGEYARRSLTTQAASGELVFNLGEREGAYVPARETVLVEVRGLAGAPAAVEVDGSEADSSFEEGVLRLSLPESAEEKTVRIRLRR from the coding sequence ATGCCGGAGAACGTGACCGACCCGATCGGTAAGGGCACCTACAGTCCCGTCGGGGACGCGACCCTCACCGACCACGACGGCCGGACGCTGCGCTTCAAGGCCGGCGCTACGACCGTGGAGGTGACGGCCCTCGCCAAAGACCTCTTCCGCGTCGGGGCCTTCCCGAACAGCCGCCCCCCGAGCTACGCCTCCGAGGCCGTCTTCAGGACCGAGTGGCCCGAGGTCCCGGCCCGGATGGAGTCCGTCGAGGGCGGGTTCACGCTCGCCACGGAAGAGGCGACGGTCCACGTGGAGACCTCGCCGCTGCGCGTGAGCTTTATCCGGCCCGACGGAGAGACCTTCTGCGCCGACGACAAAAGCCGGGGGATGGGCGCGTACACGACCCCCGGCGCGGACGTGTTCACCAAGCCCTTCGGCGAGGCGGTGCGTCTGAACAAGCGCCGCGCGGCGGACGAGCGGACCTTCGGCTGCGGCCAGAGAAGCGGAGCGTTCGAGAAGAGCAACACCCGCCAGACCTTCTACAACGTGGACCCGCCCGAGGGTCAACTCCCCTCCTACGACAACCTATACTCCTCGACCCCGTTCACGATAACCCTCCAGGGCGGGCGGGCGCACGGGCTCTTCTTCGACAACCCCCGCCACACCGTCTTCGACCTCGGGAAGGAGGACCCGGAGGTCAACTCCTACGAGTCGCGCGGCGGAGACATCGTCTACTACGTGTTCACCGGTCCGAGCCCGCGGGAGGTTATACAGAGCTACACCGAGCTTACGGGAAGGACCCCGATGCCCCCTCTGTGGTCGCTCGGCAACCAGCAGTGCCGCTGGAGCTACGAGACGGCCGACGAGGTCAGGCGCATAGCGAAAGAGATGCGCGAGCGCAACATCCCGTGTGATGTGATCTACCTCGACATCGACTACATGGACGGCTACCGGGTCTTTACCTGGGACCCCGAAGCCTTCCCCGAGCCGGAGAAGCTCCTCTCCGAGCTTAGGGAGAGCGGCTTCGAGGTCGTCGCGATCGTCGACCCGGGCGTGAAGGTAGATGAGGACTATCCCGTCTACACCGAGGGCCGCGAGCGCGGCTACTTCGTGCAGAGCGCCGTCAACACCGAGTATCACAACGTTGTCTGGCCCGGGCTCTGCGCCTTCCCGGACTTCGCCAGCGAGGACGTCCGGAAGTGGTGGGGCGAGAACCACCGGGGTATGATCGAGTCTGGCATCTCCGGGATCTGGTGCGACATGAACGAGCCCTCGCTCTTTGTTCCGCACCAGTCAACGATGCCCGAGAGCGCCGTCCACGCCTCAGGCCCCGAGAGCGTCCGCCACGGCGACCTACACAACACCTACGGACAGCTTATGGCAAAGGCCGTCCGCGAGGGCTTGCTCGACATCCAGCCCGACAAGCGCCCGTTCGTAATAAGCCGGGCCGGGTACGCAGGTCTCCAGCGGCACGCGATGCAGTGGATGGGCGACAACTCCTCGTGGTGGGAGCACCTCCACCTCTCGATGCCGCAGCTCATGAACGTCGGGCTCTCGGGCGTTGCGAACACCGGCGTGGACATCGGCGGCTTCTTCGGCGACACCGACGGCGAACTCCTCGCCCGCTGGACGGAGTTCGGGGTCTTTCAGCCCTTCTGCCGCAACCACTCGGCGAAGGGGACGGTAAGCCAGGAGCCGTGGGCCTTCGGGGAGCCCTACGAGTCGGTTTGCCGGGCCATGCTCTCCCTCAGGATGCGCCTTTTGCCCTACCTCTACACGCTCTTCGAGGAGTCGCACCGCACGGGGGCGCCGATCCTTCGTCCGCTTCTCTACGAGTACCCCGAGGACGAGCGGACCTACAACGCCGACGACGAGTTCCTCTTCGGCTCCTCGGTGCTCGTAGCACCGATCACCCGCCCCGGCATCAACCACCGGAGCGTCTACCTTCCCGAGGGCCGCTGGTTCCACTACTGGAGCGGCGAGGTCCTCGATGGCGGGCGGCCCGTCCTTGCCGACGCTCCGCTCGGTCAGCCCCCGGTCTACCTCAAGGAAGGCCACGCGCTCCCGCTCGGCCCCGTAAGGATGAACACGAAGGAGAGCCCGGACGCTCCGCTCACGTACATGGTTCACGCCTCCGGAACCGCGGACTTCCGGGCCGAGACGCACCTCTACGAGGATGCCGGGGACGGCTTCGCCTACAGGGATCGCGGCGAGTACGCTCGTCGCTCCCTTACAACACAGGCCGCGAGCGGTGAGCTTGTCTTCAACCTCGGGGAGCGAGAAGGCGCCTATGTCCCGGCCCGAGAGACGGTCCTTGTCGAGGTTCGCGGCCTCGCCGGAGCCCCGGCCGCCGTCGAGGTGGACGGCAGCGAGGCCGACAGTAGCTTCGAGGAAGGCGTCCTGCGTCTGAGCCTCCCGGAGAGTGCCGAGGAGAAGACGGTCCGCATCCGGCTCCGGAGATGA